The Trichocoleus sp. FACHB-46 DNA window CTTCGCACATTAAAAATTTTTAGCTGAAACTTTTGGTATTGTCGGCTATGTTTCATCAACAGTTACTATGACTCCGCTGCTAGTAGTTTCCTCAGGTAGAGCAGCGATCGCGGCTAGGATACTTGCAGCATTTCCTTTTGGAGCACTAGCGCCATTCTTAATTATCACGACTTGTACTTCTGTGCCTTCCGGTAGCTCAACAGGCTGAGTAAGCCTTAAAACACCTTGCTCATAAATCGCCGTAATTGTTTTCATGCACCTTCTCCAATATTGCTTAATGAGCTGAAAGCTTTTTAATAATAGCTATTCAGAAAACATCTCTGTTAAAACCGCCAAAACTACTTTTTGTGCAGCAGTGCTGATGCGACCAAGCCGCTTTACAAGCCGTACTTTATCAACCGTACGAAGTTGATCCAAAACAATTTGACCATCTTTGCCCTGAAAACGACAAGCTACCCGTGTTGGATACTCCCGTCCTTTTGTCGTCATCGGTGCAATGATCACAGTACTAATATTTCGGTTCATCTCGTCTGGAGACACGACTAAACAGGGACGAGTTTTTTGAATTTCACTGCCGATAGTGGGATTGAGGTTTACTAGATATACATCAAAACGCTTAACTACCATTCCCACTCATCCGAATCCCAGCTTGTTAGGCTTGTCGGCTCCTGATCTAGTAAGTGATCGTCTCCGTGCTCAGCCATTTTCTGAAATTCCTCGTCCCAACGTTGGCGTACAGATCGGACAGGACGAATGATGAGTTGGTTTTGCTGCACCTCTAGTTCCACTTCATCACTGAGCTGCAATTGCTCTAGCAGTAACTTAGGAATCCGAATTCCTTGAGAATTGCCGATTTTGATGATGCGAGTTTTGACAACTGGGTTCACTGAAATACTCTGTTGACTGTCAGTAAGTACAGTGTACGTACAGAAATAGAGCTACGACAACGCAAGAACCCATCTCAAAAATTAGCGATCGCCCCTCTCCATCAGAAAAGAGCGATCGCCTAATATCACGAACTAATTTAGGAATGAAGTCTTAAGCAGGAATTACAATGTCGGGCTTGGTGCTTTGAACGATCGCAAACAGCTCAGCTTGCTCCGCAGCAGGGACAGCAAACTTATCTAGCGTTTGTTGAAAATCGTCTAGAAAAGACTCCCATTCTTCTGCTGTAATTTTGAGGTGAGCGTGGGAATCGTGCATCGAGCGACCGCTATATTGTTGGGGGCCACCTGTTGCCCAGCAGACCATTTCCGTCACCAAATATTTGAATCCAGACCTAGAAACACGATGGTGCGCTTCATCAACTAGTGGGTTGGAGTTAAGGCGTGGGTCATCCATGATGCGATCGATAAAGTCA harbors:
- a CDS encoding antitoxin family protein codes for the protein MKTITAIYEQGVLRLTQPVELPEGTEVQVVIIKNGASAPKGNAASILAAIAALPEETTSSGVIVTVDET
- a CDS encoding type II toxin-antitoxin system PemK/MazF family toxin, which encodes MVVKRFDVYLVNLNPTIGSEIQKTRPCLVVSPDEMNRNISTVIIAPMTTKGREYPTRVACRFQGKDGQIVLDQLRTVDKVRLVKRLGRISTAAQKVVLAVLTEMFSE
- a CDS encoding AbrB/MazE/SpoVT family DNA-binding domain-containing protein, which gives rise to MNPVVKTRIIKIGNSQGIRIPKLLLEQLQLSDEVELEVQQNQLIIRPVRSVRQRWDEEFQKMAEHGDDHLLDQEPTSLTSWDSDEWEW
- a CDS encoding group 1 truncated hemoglobin — its product is MQSQATSLYERLGGVYSIATVVDDFIDRIMDDPRLNSNPLVDEAHHRVSRSGFKYLVTEMVCWATGGPQQYSGRSMHDSHAHLKITAEEWESFLDDFQQTLDKFAVPAAEQAELFAIVQSTKPDIVIPA